From the genome of Malus sylvestris chromosome 6, drMalSylv7.2, whole genome shotgun sequence, one region includes:
- the LOC126625193 gene encoding uncharacterized protein LOC126625193 isoform X4 has translation MDYDDNDFQSQNLHLAGEGSTNFPPVLQPYALPKFDFDDSLQGHLRFDSLVETEVFLGIENNEPNHWIEDFSRGSSGIEFSSTAAESCSISRRNNVWSEATSSESVEMLLKSVGQEEIIPSETIVEESDACKELCCLTEQMEPNLNNDDNILSQMGDVTDLGPTLPRVEISENLSGLKDVGVDQLCVDDSQTREGKLLVDGNSNNLEPNDLSGKDSPSVSKGSPSTYGKCKDANQMELDNAVDERLDEKEDSSASGMQVDDMISVQNIITRSDELSKKDVQHNLKDISEEDPDGHVLRIEAQVNEKVVEKATCYLENPHCSSFEVESVEGGIANQENVVSVEEPSDILQEDSDLHTLGGCSDRECSGADADTNKYETVVLFKVIDTGGDQSELNTHSLSPRACENDTSCAVEVSNKNAEISSSIDPMLKGDSDLHVVDVFSDRECSGVPAETNKCEDTVLLKDSGSGGDIFKLNTNDLSPMVTRGDDRFAGEVTNSNAGISSSPSSPDPKPKLDSGWNSSKENSLESGFQPDSGTLVRTSEASLSVIEENEVSKDESNENREVHCNLTATCSSAEVFSEAHVTGSSKSSLDASGISGEKLNADGLVSLSIVEESSQICDDNKVYGEGDVGDGQDGNLDLSSSEKDSTQLLNESNGKYLELGGSVVKGLGSSPLCGASTDKELVVPTLTNEGDGNEPVTNLFLENSNVASCGTMNGVPLSSGNGVARDIVSNSEVQAAPSSAGGSYCDKKEETASEMSKDASFSCIVPPPLVETGPVSVSEAEKGVSCDSSGQSLCKTVDQSLPVTDSCNTECQNEPQSAVANEVSKGNTNEREVASVQCESSTKVGDASEAIFFGRQDGSTIKESFEKASANATELSMDSDMLPGPSTLVEMCGGTAKNAMEDTDTSEVSQDKTSAEATMPSINCDASPICEASICSAPLPESHARFVAPESGGSSVNPNKNDCGSTKVVETSELSETKHESGDIKGPKNLNAPVSDIVRNGDNHSPKSWNPKENDASKDWRNGTSDVSSFADLPKGDAPNNLQPVPTIIPPRFGEGSIQNSGSGQLDAKISQDLSHGGSLVFDGVARGASKVTPERKTRRASSKATGKQSAKKGSAQARTPMRQLERGDRSSSVSQNQSGIFQLVQPSETKPYGHVDGAIKPFSVLSTSTSSLPDLNTSAPPSVIFQQPFTDLQQVQLRAQIFVYGALIQGIAPEEAYMVSAFGGHDGGRGMWENAWRVSIERLHGQKSALGNPETPLQSRSELRFTGSRAPDQVIKGAFQSKSIPSPLGRPSMKGAPPMGSPMIPISSPLWSISTPVCEGLQYNYQQALNPLHPFQTQSIGNVVGGHNTTWMPQPSFRGPWLTSPQSSAAQASTHFSAFPSTEAVQLTPVKETSLPQLPSKKHVSSGSSTQTGGPTSVFAGVSPVFDPKKVSASHGQHSADPKPRKRKKTSASEDHVQVTMQARSQPESALTLADSSSLSTSVAISTPSTIVSKTMPEKLIMSVFPTPSTGRLKKADQDLEQREAFTEATLSKVKEARQQAEEAAAYAATAVSHSQEIWNQLDKQKDSRLIFDGEVTLASAAAAVAAAAAVAKAAAAAANVALNAALQAKLMAEEASVSYNDGNASQSIRMTTPVPILRGEDVTNSSTSILVAAREASRKGVEVASAASKQAENMDAIVKAAELAAEAVSQAGIIVAMGDPLPLSQLVEAGPEGYWKVPQVSSGLVMKSNGMLREQSNLGTVGEDVDSSSRRSKDRQSDKHKAQPTAHEKSPILTEVNKESMDDQLRPGVGTTGFDTASEKGSRGPKGRNVSEIRSRSALITVENDFEKEAGASEESSIKEGSLVEVLKDGAGFGEAWFTAKVLCLQNGKASVCYTELPSDEGKLQEWVALDGEEDKPPKIRIARPVTALGHDGTRKRRRAAMADYTWSVGDKVDAWIQESWWEGVVTEKNKKDETILTVHFPAQGEKSVVKAWHLRPSLIWKDGKWVEWFSVRNDTSFLEGDMPQEKRSKFGSPAVEDKGNDNASKSIDVNDSGKPVDPRLLNLSANEKVFNMGKNTRTENKLDATRTIRTGLQKERSRGVVFGIPKPGKKRKFMEVSKHYVENEGGKINETSDPVKIAKYLMPQGSGSRGLKNTSKIDTREKQVAGSKLKGLRSGKLQSLSGKSAAQKDHLLTDAHTASDGSSEMDHTGKIKDSVNHAEGLSGKHTLSQTSTHRTEGTTDGPMEFSSLAPSSDSSSSKKVSTLTALSRANKGKLAPAGGRLGKIEEGKVFSGNPAKSTAEVVEPRRSNRRIQPTSRLLEGLQSSLIISKIPSVSHDKGHRSQNRNASRGNNNG, from the exons ATGGATTATGATGACAATGATTTTCAAAGCCAGAATCTTCATTTAGCCGGTGAAGGGAGTACTAATTTTCCTCCAGTTTTACAGCCATATGCTCTTCCCAAGTTTGATTTTGACGATAGCCTTCAAGGGCATTTGAGGTTTGATAGTTTGGTTGAAACCGAGGTTTTTCTGGGTATTGAGAATAACGAACCTAATCACTGGATTGAGGATTTCTCTCGTGGGAGTAGTGGGATAGAGTTTAGTTCCACTGCAGCAGAATCTTGCTCTATATCAAGGCGCAACAATGTTTGGTCTGAAGCCACTTCCTCAGAATCTGTTGAAATGCTATTAAAATCTGTTGGGCAGGAAGAAATTATTCCCTCTGAGACAATCGTTGAGGAATCAGATGCCTGTAAGGAACTGTGTTGCTTAACTGAGCAGATGGAGCCTAATTTGAATAATGATGATAACATTCTTTCTCAAATGGGGGATGTTACAGATCTAGGGCCTACATTACCACGGGTGGAGATTTCCGAAAATCTTTCTGGCTTAAAGGATGTAGGAGTAGATCAGCTTTGTGTTGATGATTCACAAACTCGTGAAGGTAAATTATTAGTTGATGGAAATTCAAATAACTTGGAACCAAATGATCTCAGTGGAAAGGACAGCCCAAGTGTAAGTAAAGGGAGTCCTTCTACGTATGGGAAATGCAAAGATGCAAATCAGATGGAATTGGACAATGCGGTTGATGAACGTCTAGATGAAAAAGAAGATTCCTCTGCTTCAGGAATGCAAGTTGATGATATGATATCTGTGCAGAATATTATTACAAGAAGTGATGAGTTGAGTAAAAAAGATgttcaacataatttaaaagataTCAGTGAAGAGGATCCAGATGGGCATGTGTTGCGCATAGAGGCTCAAGTGAATGAAAAAGTAGTTGAAAAGGCTACCTGTTATCTTGAAAACCCTCATTGTTCATCGTTTGAGGTGGAGTCTGTGGAAGGAGGAATTGCTAATCAGGAAAATGTTGTTAGTGTGGAGGAACCATCGGATATACTGCAAGAGGATTCTGACTTACATACCCTGGGCGGATGCAGTGACAGGGAATGCTCTGGAGCTGATGCTGACACCAACAAATATGAAACTGTGGTCTTGTTTAAAGTCATAGATACTGGTGGGGATCAATCAGAACTAAACACACACAGCTTATCACCTAGGGCGTGTGAAAATGATACTAGCTGCGCAGTTGAGGTTAGCAACAAAAATGCtgaaatttcttcaagtatAGATCCTATGCTGAAAGGGGATTCTGACTTACATGTAGTGGACGTATTCAGTGACAGGGAGTGCTCTGGGGTTCCTGCTGAAACCAACAAATGTGAAGATACAGTCTTGCTTAAAGACTCAGGTAGTGGTGgtgatatttttaaattaaacacaaatgaTTTATCACCAATGGTTACCAGAGGCGATGATAGGTTTGCAGGTGAGGTCACCAACAGCAATGCTGGTATTTCTTCAAGTCCATCAAGTCCAGATCCTAAACCGAAATTGGATTCTGGATGGAATAGCTCCAAGGAGAATTCTTTAGAAAGTGGTTTCCAACCAGATAGTGGGACTTTGGTCAGAACGTCCGAGGCTTCTTTGTCAGTCATTGAGGAAAATGAGGTCTCAAAGGATGAAAGTAATGAAAATAgggaagttcattgtaattTGACTGCAACATGTTCTTCAGCTGAAGTATTTAGTGAAGCACATGTAACTGGATCTTCTAAAAGTTCTCTTGATGCTTCTGGAATTTCTGGAGAGAAATTGAATGCTGATGGACTTGTATCACTTTCTATTGTTGAGGAGTCTTCTCAAATATGTGATGATAATAAAGTTTACGGAGAAGGTGATGTTGGTGATGGACAGGATGGTAACCTGGATCTCTCTTCCAGTGAAAAGGATAGTACACAATTGCTCAATGAGTCTAATGGTAAATATTTGGAGCTTGGTGGATCTGTTGTTAAGGGATTGGGGTCCTCACCATTGTGTGGAGCTAGCACAGATAAAGAGCTGGTTGTTCCAACATTAACAAATGAAGGTGATGGTAATGAACCGG TGACCAACCTTTTCTTGGAAAATTCGAACGTGGCTTCTTGTGGCACAATGAATGGTGTTCCCTTGTCTTCTGGAAATGGTGTAGCCAGGGATATTGTTAGCAACTCAGAGGTTCAAGCAGCACCTTCTTCTGCTGGGGGTTCATACTgtgacaaaaaagaagaaaccgCAAGTGAAATGTCCAAGGACGCAAGTTTTTCATGTATAGTGCCACCTCCTTTGGTAGAAACAGGGCCAGTTTCCGTTTCTGAAGCTGAAAAAGGTGTTTCCTGTGATAGTTCTGGACAGTCGTTATGCAAGACGGTTGATCAATCTCTGCCTGTCACAGACAGTTGCAATACAGAGTGCCAAAATGAACCACAAAGTGCAGTCGCTAATGAAGTTAGCAAGGGAAACACAAATGAGAGGGAAGTAGCTTCTGTTCAGTGTGAATCTTCTACAAAAGTGGGTGATGCTAGTGAAGCTATTTTCTTTGGAAGACAGGATGGCTCAACCATAAAAGAGAGTTTTGAAAAGGCATCTGCAAATGCAACAG AACTAAGTATGGATTCTGACATGCTGCCTGGGCCTTCAACATTGGTGGAAATGTGTGGTGGTACTGCTAAAAATGCAATGGAAGACACTGACACTTCTGAAGTATCTCAGGATAAGACTTCTGCGGAGGCTACTATGCCCAGCATTAATT gtgatgcttctccgatttgtGAAGCCTCTATCTGTTCTGCTCCTTTGCCTGAATCTCATGCTAGGTTTGTTGCACCAGAAAGTGGTGGAAGTTCTGTTAATCCGAATAAAAATGATTGTGGTTCAACTAAGGTTGTTGAAACAAGTGAGCTTTCTGAGACTAAACATGAATCAGGTGATATCAAGGGGCCCAAAAATCTGAATGCCCCAGTTTCTGACATTGTTAGGAATGGGGACAATCATTCTCCTAAATCCTGGaatccaaaagaaaatgatgcctCCAAGGATTGGAGAAATGGCACGTCGGACGTGAGTTCATTTGCAGATTTGCCAAAAGGGGATGCTCCCAACAACTTGCAGCCCGTTCCTACTATTATACCTCCCAGA TTTGGAGAGGGGTCTATACAAAATTCTGGTTCAGGCCAGCTGGATGCAAAAATCTCACAAGATCTTTCTCATGGAGGTTCACTAGTATTTGATGGAGTTGCACGAGGTGCTTCTAAGGTTACCCCTGAACGGAAAACAAGGCGAGCATCTAGCAAGGCAACGGGTAAACAGAGCGCTAAGAAGGGAAGTGCACAAGCAAGAACTCCTATGAGACAATTAGAAAGAGGAGACAGATCAAGCAGTGTGTCCCAAAACCAATCTGGAATTTTCCAGCTTGTGCAGCCTAGTGAGACAAAGCCCTATGGACATGTGGATGGTGCTATAAAACCCTTTTCTGTTCTTAGTACTTCCACATCTAGTTTGCCAGATCTGAATACTTCTGCTCCACCATCTGTAATATTTCAACAGCCGTTCACTGACTTGCAGCAAGTGCAATTACGTGCTCAAATCTTTGTTTATGGAGCTTTAAT TCAAGGAATAGCACCTGAAGAAGCTTATATGGTGTCAGCATTTGGGGGACATG ATGGTGGAAGGGGCATGTGGGAGAATGCTTGGCGTGTGTCCATAGAGAGGCTACACGGTCAAAAGTCTGCTCTGGGTAATCCAGAAACTCCTTTGCAATCACGCTCGG AACTGAGGTTTACAGGTTCCAGGGCTCCTGACCAAGTAATTAAAGGTGCATTCCAGAGTAAAAGTATTCCCTCACCTCTTGGTCGACCCAGCATGAAGGGTGCTCCACCAATGGGTAGCCCAATGATACCTATTTCATCACCTCTTTGGAGTATTTCTACCCCTGTTTGCGAGGGCCTGCAATATAATTATCAGCAGGCACTTAATCCATTGCATCCCTTTCAAACACAATCAATAGGGAACGTTGTTGGGGGCCATAATACTACTTGGATGCCTCAGCCCTCCTTTCGGGGTCCCTGGCTTACTTCTCCACAGTCTTCTGCAGCTCAAGCCAGTACTCATTTTTCAGCATTTCCTAGTACAGAAGCAGTGCAGTTGACTCCTGTAAAAGAAACATCTTTGCCACAATTGCCTAGTAAGAAGCATGTTTCCTCTGGTTCTTCTACTCAGACTGGAGGCCCAACTAGTGTTTTTGCAGGGGTGTCTCCAgtgtttgacccaaaaaaagtGTCGGCATCACATGGCCAGCATTCTGCTGACCCTAAgcctagaaaaagaaaaaagacttCAGCTTCTGAGGATCATGTTCAGGTTACTATGCAAGCTCGATCTCAACCCGAGTCAGCTCTAACACTTGCTGATAGTAGTAGTCTGTCTACATCTGTTGCCATCTCAACCCCAAGTACCATTGTGTCTAAGACCATGCCAGAGAAATTGATTATGTCTGTCTTTCCAACGCCTTCCACTGGTCGCCTCAAAAAAGCAGATCAGGATTTGGAGCAGAGGGAAGCTTTTACAGAGGCGACTCTTAGTAAAGTTAAGGAGGCTAGGCAACAGGCAGAAGAAGCCGCTGCTTATGCTGCTACAGCTGTTAGTCACAGCCAAGAAATATGGAATCAGTTGGATAAGCAAAAAGATTCCAGATTGATATTTGATGGCGAAGTTACGTTGGCATCTGCTGCTGCAGCTGTAGCTGCCGCGGCTGCTGTTGCAAAGGCAGCAGCTGCAGCTGCCAATGTTGCTTTGAATGCTGCATTACAAGCAAAATTGATGGCTGAAGAAGCCTCGGTTTCATATAATGATGGGAATGCGAGCCAAAGTATAAGAATGACTACTCCTGTGCCCATTTTAAGGGGTGAAGATGTAACTAATAGTTCGACTTCGATCCTTGTTGCTGCTAGggaggcttctagaaagggagTTGAAGTTGCATCTGCAGCCTCAAAGCAAGCTGAAAATATGGATGCCATTGTAAAAGCTGCTGAGTTGGCAGCAGAAGCTGTATCACAAGCTGGAATAATTGTAGCTATGGGTGATCCTTTGCCATTGAGTCAGTTAGTAGAAGCTGGTCCAGAGGGTTATTGGAAAGTACCTCAAGTTTCTTCAGGTCTGGTTATGAAATCAAATGGCATGTTGAGAGAACAGTCAAATTTGGGTACTGTCGGAGAAGATGTTGATTCTTCTTCTAGGCGTTCTAAAGATAGACAATCAGATAAGCACAAAGCACAGCCAACTGCACATGAGAAGTCACCTATTCTGACAGAGGTAAATAAGGAATCAATGGATGATCAACTGAGGCCGGGAGTAGGAACCACAGGGTTTGATACTGCCAGTGAAAAGGGGTCAAGAGGACCGAAGGGTCGCAATGTTTCTGAAATCAGATCAAGGTCTGCTTTGATTACTGTCgagaatgattttgaaaaggaaGCAGGAGCATCTGAAGAAAGCAGCATCAAGGAGGGTTCTCTAGTAGAG gtTCTCAAAGATGGGGCTGGATTTGGAGAAGCCTGGTTTACTGCTAAGGTATTGTGTTTGCAAAATGGAAAAGCTAGTGTGTGTTACACTGAGCTTCCGTCAGATGAAG GGAAACTGCAGGAATGGGTGGCACTTGATGGCGAAGAAGATAAGCCACCAAAGATACGAATTGCCCGCCCTGTTACCGCTTTGGGACATGACGGAACAAGGAAAAGGCGCAGAGCAGCAATGGCAGATTATACTTGGTCTGTTGGAGATAAAGTTGATGCATGGATACAGGAGAG CTGGTGGGAAGGAGTTGTCACtgaaaaaaacaagaaagatgaaACTATATTAACGGTCCACTTTCCAG CTCAAGGGGAAAAGTCAGTTGTTAAAGCTTGGCATCTTCGGCCTTCGCTCATTTGGAAGGATGGCAAATGGGTTGAATGGTTTAGTGTACGAAATGACACCTCCTTCCTTGAG GGTGATATGCCCCAGGAAAAGCGATCCAAATTTGGCAGTCCTGCAGTGGAAGACAAGGGGAATGATAACGCGTCAAAAAGCATTGATGTAAATGATTCAGGGAAACCTGTAGACCCAAGGTTACTGAATTTATCTGCAAATGAAAAGGTATTTAATATGGGTAAGAATACCAGAACTGAGAATAAGCTTGATGCAACCAGAACAATTCGGACAGGGTTGCAGAAGGAAAGATCAAGGGGGGTTGTTTTTGGTATCCCCAAGCCtggaaagaagagaaaattcATGGAAGTTAGCAAACATTATGTGGAAAATGAGGGTGGCAAGATTAATGAAACTAGTGATCCGGTGAAAATTGCAAAATACTTGATGCCTCAAGGATCAGGTTCCCGTGGATTGAAAAATACATCCAAAATCGACACGAGGGAAAAACAAGTGGCTGGATCCAAGCTAAAGGGTCTGAGATCTGGAAAGCTGCAAAGTTTATCCGGTAAATCTGCTGCACAGAAGGACCACCTCTTAACAGATGCACACACTGCCTCTGATGGTTCAAGTGAAATGGACCATACAGGAAAGATCAAAGATTCTGTAAACCATGCTGAGGGTTTATCCGGAAAGCATACACTATCACAAACATCTACACATAGAACAGAAGGGACAACAGACGGCCCAATGGAATTTTCTTCATTAGCTCCATCATCTGATTCTTCTTCATCCAAGAAAGTCTCCACTTTAACTGCTCTATCTCGGGCAAACAAAGGAAAACTTGCACCTGCTGGTGGAAGGTTGGGTAAAATTGAGGAGGGCAAAGTGTTTAGTGGAAATCCGGCAAAGTCGACTGCTGAAGTTGTTGAGCCTCGTAGATCAAATCGCAGAATTCAACCTACATCAAGA